In Winkia neuii, a genomic segment contains:
- the alr gene encoding alanine racemase: protein MTQHLYDTYGGVALIDTAAIAANVRQLRAAAPDSEHMVIVKANAYGHGLALVARAAIQAGTTWFGAAQLTEAMQIRKIVGKRPRIFSWIFLPGSPIEEAVEADIDLSVSDFWALDRLEEAAEKTSKIVNVHLKIDTGMSRAGATARTWPALCEAAFRLEKAGKIRVVAVWSHLSRADEVSAEGKAQTKRAGQEFAAALAVAKEAGLNPELSHLSATAATLWHPELHTPMVRDGIGVYGLSPDERVQTNSDLALRPAMRLQAGLTVVKKVEAGRPVSYGGTWVTPSQRWLAVAPLGYGDGIARACDGARVRIKTKDRAFDAPIVGRICMDQVVLDLGEGEHAPAEVGDDAIFFGDGSDGEPTARDWANWTNTINYEVVTRVGARVPRIDVKGRQDGDE from the coding sequence ATGACTCAGCACCTTTACGACACCTATGGCGGAGTAGCTCTGATCGATACTGCGGCGATTGCCGCCAACGTGCGCCAGCTACGGGCAGCTGCGCCAGATAGTGAGCACATGGTAATCGTGAAGGCGAACGCGTACGGCCACGGGTTGGCCTTAGTGGCGCGCGCGGCAATCCAGGCGGGGACAACCTGGTTTGGTGCGGCACAGCTAACCGAGGCGATGCAGATACGAAAAATTGTGGGCAAGCGGCCGCGCATATTTTCGTGGATTTTCCTACCAGGATCCCCGATTGAAGAGGCCGTAGAAGCAGACATTGATTTGTCAGTTTCTGATTTTTGGGCATTAGATCGGCTAGAAGAGGCAGCCGAAAAAACCTCGAAGATAGTGAACGTACACTTAAAAATCGATACGGGAATGTCCCGTGCCGGAGCCACCGCCCGCACCTGGCCCGCCCTCTGCGAAGCTGCGTTCCGCCTAGAAAAGGCGGGGAAAATCCGGGTCGTGGCAGTCTGGTCGCACCTCTCGCGGGCCGACGAGGTTTCAGCGGAAGGCAAGGCGCAGACGAAACGTGCGGGCCAAGAGTTTGCCGCCGCCCTCGCCGTGGCGAAAGAGGCCGGCTTGAATCCCGAGCTTTCCCATCTGTCTGCAACTGCGGCTACGCTGTGGCACCCGGAGCTACATACGCCGATGGTGCGTGACGGGATTGGGGTTTATGGGCTCAGCCCAGATGAGCGCGTGCAAACCAACTCTGACCTGGCGTTGCGGCCAGCCATGCGCCTGCAGGCAGGCTTGACGGTGGTTAAAAAAGTCGAGGCGGGGCGCCCGGTTTCTTACGGGGGGACGTGGGTTACGCCTTCGCAGCGGTGGCTCGCCGTCGCCCCGCTTGGGTACGGTGACGGGATTGCGCGTGCCTGCGATGGGGCGCGGGTGCGGATTAAGACAAAGGATAGGGCATTCGACGCGCCGATTGTGGGCCGAATCTGCATGGATCAGGTCGTTCTTGATTTGGGCGAGGGCGAACACGCCCCAGCGGAAGTCGGCGACGATGCCATCTTCTTCGGCGACGGTTCGGATGGGGAGCCAACAGCGCGGGACTGGGCTAATTGGACTAACACAATAAACTATGAGGTGGTGACGCGGGTTGGCGCCCGTGTACCCCGTATTGACGTCAAAGGTAGGCAAGATGGTGACGAATAA
- the tsaE gene encoding tRNA (adenosine(37)-N6)-threonylcarbamoyltransferase complex ATPase subunit type 1 TsaE has product MVTNNLQIEVAEPDETRRVGERLAKLLGPGDLVMLSGELGAGKTTFTQGIGKGMGVHGNVSSPTFIVARVHPPEGGSVPLIHADAYRIEDAEDLETLDLESSLSESVTVIEWGKGKTEGLSEDRLEVDIIRPTGGTAQVDADGTVDLTQMDDGKRTLRLTGHGQRWANIDLRQLGEDLSRVFPATGEIPVGQADCHNGVVKD; this is encoded by the coding sequence ATGGTGACGAATAATTTGCAGATAGAGGTCGCAGAACCCGACGAGACCAGGCGCGTTGGCGAACGGTTGGCGAAGTTGCTTGGGCCTGGTGATTTGGTGATGCTCTCTGGGGAATTGGGCGCTGGTAAGACCACGTTTACGCAGGGTATTGGCAAGGGGATGGGCGTGCACGGCAACGTTTCGTCTCCCACTTTCATCGTGGCTCGGGTGCATCCTCCCGAGGGCGGTAGCGTTCCTTTGATTCATGCGGACGCCTACCGTATCGAGGACGCAGAGGATCTAGAGACTCTTGACTTGGAGTCGTCGCTGAGTGAGTCCGTGACCGTTATCGAATGGGGCAAGGGGAAGACCGAGGGGCTTTCCGAGGACCGGCTTGAGGTCGACATTATTCGGCCAACTGGCGGGACGGCGCAGGTTGACGCTGATGGCACGGTGGATCTGACACAGATGGACGATGGTAAGCGGACGCTGCGTCTGACAGGACACGGCCAGCGGTGGGCGAATATTGACCTGCGGCAGCTGGGGGAGGACCTGTCTAGGGTATTCCCAGCTACCGGTGAGATCCCGGTTGGCCAGGCAGATTGTCACAATGGAGTAGTGAAGGACTAG
- the tsaB gene encoding tRNA (adenosine(37)-N6)-threonylcarbamoyltransferase complex dimerization subunit type 1 TsaB, whose amino-acid sequence MCIDTSAGAGVGLVDIDQSVEVLAKEVIADQRRHAEALNELIRRVVKQGSGKELAEAGIETIAVGTGPAPFTGLRAGLVSARVIGEVLDARVLGICSLDVLARQALDQVRDRKVLVATDGKRKEVYAGLYEAAGPDDVTALWGPEVGPAESFFNKSRGEDPFIVGAGAELYPEALPPSAQLADTLDPVVMARIGAARLAREAGGEEVDFSSEPLYLRRPDIHPGVAAKVAAAQKGRLGLLNE is encoded by the coding sequence TTGTGTATTGACACCTCGGCTGGAGCCGGTGTCGGACTAGTAGATATTGATCAGTCTGTCGAGGTCTTGGCGAAGGAGGTCATTGCCGATCAGCGGCGACACGCGGAAGCTCTGAATGAGCTGATTCGACGTGTCGTGAAGCAGGGCAGTGGCAAGGAATTGGCCGAGGCTGGAATCGAGACTATTGCCGTTGGAACTGGTCCCGCACCATTTACTGGGTTACGTGCAGGTTTGGTGTCGGCGCGAGTAATCGGCGAGGTGCTTGACGCTCGGGTGCTCGGCATTTGCAGCTTGGACGTATTAGCTAGGCAGGCGTTGGATCAGGTGCGCGATCGGAAGGTTCTGGTGGCCACCGATGGCAAGCGCAAAGAGGTCTACGCCGGGCTTTACGAAGCTGCTGGCCCAGATGATGTGACAGCGTTGTGGGGGCCTGAGGTTGGTCCAGCTGAGTCGTTCTTCAACAAGTCCCGTGGTGAAGATCCTTTCATCGTTGGTGCGGGTGCTGAACTATACCCTGAGGCGTTGCCCCCGTCCGCACAGCTGGCTGACACGTTGGACCCGGTAGTTATGGCCCGCATCGGCGCGGCAAGGCTGGCACGTGAGGCCGGTGGCGAGGAGGTCGACTTCTCTTCTGAGCCGCTTTACCTGCGTAGGCCGGATATTCACCCGGGCGTAGCGGCTAAGGTGGCTGCTGCACAGAAGGGCCGCCTCGGCCTCTTAAATGAGTGA
- the rimI gene encoding ribosomal protein S18-alanine N-acetyltransferase — translation MSERTLHAEAPAGEFHLVKLGPQWVEQIASLESALFGGEAWNKQTLVAELSRPDREYVGALAGQDSSVLLGYGGARYAGDQADVMTVATIPEARRRGIASAIVAWIDEASRRRSASSIFLEVRSKNLAAQRIYKRAGYEALGRIKRYYRLPPDDAVRMGKKL, via the coding sequence ATGAGTGAACGTACACTCCACGCCGAAGCGCCGGCGGGCGAGTTTCACCTGGTAAAGCTCGGCCCGCAGTGGGTCGAGCAGATTGCCTCGCTGGAGTCTGCCTTATTTGGGGGAGAGGCGTGGAATAAGCAGACCCTGGTTGCGGAACTAAGCCGTCCCGATCGTGAATATGTGGGGGCGCTGGCCGGGCAGGACTCTAGCGTCCTGTTGGGGTATGGGGGCGCCCGCTACGCTGGAGACCAGGCCGATGTGATGACGGTTGCCACGATTCCGGAGGCTAGAAGACGCGGAATTGCTTCAGCGATTGTGGCGTGGATAGATGAGGCGTCGCGGCGGCGGTCGGCAAGTTCGATTTTCCTGGAAGTACGTTCGAAGAACTTAGCTGCACAACGAATTTATAAGAGGGCGGGCTATGAAGCCCTCGGCAGGATCAAGCGCTACTACCGGCTCCCACCGGACGATGCGGTGCGGATGGGTAAAAAGTTGTAA
- a CDS encoding succinate dehydrogenase cytochrome b subunit, with product MANSNVTTKKRHAWNTTVFMKQAMAISGLFFVFFLVFHSYGNLKAFGGAAAYNGYAHHLREFLVPILPHEGLLWILRVIMVVLIVVHMVSALYLWHRGGAARGTRYDVKKAVTNSYAARTVRVGSILLIFLIIFHILHFTTKTFKVGNNAAYASHTMVVDGEKIPAMPFDMMLTTFSNWWMVLVYIVFVSIIGLHIAHGFWSAFQTMGWMRENTRKPMTVLSGLIGFAIWFMFVLPPLAIALGVIK from the coding sequence GTGGCGAATTCAAATGTGACGACCAAGAAGAGACATGCGTGGAACACCACCGTCTTCATGAAGCAGGCGATGGCGATTTCCGGCCTCTTCTTTGTCTTTTTTCTGGTATTTCATTCATACGGGAACCTAAAGGCGTTTGGCGGTGCGGCCGCGTACAACGGTTACGCTCATCACCTGCGGGAATTCCTGGTCCCGATCCTGCCTCACGAAGGTCTCCTCTGGATCTTGCGCGTGATCATGGTTGTGCTCATTGTTGTGCACATGGTGTCCGCGCTCTATCTGTGGCACCGCGGCGGCGCAGCTCGGGGAACCCGTTACGACGTGAAGAAGGCGGTGACAAACTCTTACGCGGCGCGCACAGTGCGAGTTGGCTCAATCCTGTTGATCTTCCTGATCATCTTCCACATCTTGCACTTCACAACAAAGACGTTCAAAGTGGGCAACAATGCGGCTTATGCCTCGCACACAATGGTGGTCGACGGTGAGAAGATTCCGGCTATGCCCTTTGACATGATGCTAACCACCTTCTCGAATTGGTGGATGGTGTTGGTATACATCGTGTTCGTCTCCATCATTGGCCTGCATATTGCACACGGCTTCTGGTCGGCTTTCCAAACTATGGGGTGGATGCGCGAAAACACTCGCAAGCCTATGACTGTGCTGTCTGGGCTTATTGGTTTTGCCATCTGGTTCATGTTTGTGCTGCCGCCCCTTGCAATCGCGCTGGGCGTTATTAAGTAG
- a CDS encoding fumarate reductase/succinate dehydrogenase flavoprotein subunit, translated as MSELISGLYYEGDKIADTKAPLDVPIEKCWETRKFTAKLVNPANRRKLKIIVVGTGLAGGAAAASLGEMGYHVDVFFYQDSARRAHSIAAQGGINAAKDYRNDNDSVYRLFYDTVKGGDYRARETNVYRLAEVSANIIDQCVAQGVPFAREYGGLLDNRSFGGVQVSRTFYARGQTGQQLLIGAYQALERQVKAGTVTEHSRHEMVELILKDGHAKGIIARDMTTGKLEAHTAHCVVLCTGGYGNVFFLSTNAMGCNATAAWRAYRKGAYFANPCYTQIHPTCIPQHGDQQSKLTLMSESLRNDGRIWVPKKAEDCEKDPRDIPEEDRDYYLERIYPSFGNLVPRDIASRQAKNMCDEGRGVGPALAEVGPDGEERMVRRGVYLDFADAIERMGKDAVSAKYGNLFEMYERITDDDPYEVPMRIYPASHYTMGGLWVDYDLQSTIPGLYVGGEANFSDHGANRLGASALMQGLSDGYFVLPNTVNDYLADKLAESVLDQDDPDVQAALQSAQERIDRFMSIGGSRSVDSFHKELGRIMWDYCGMYRTHDGLLGAIEKIRALRKEFWSNVRVPGKSIGEMNQSLERAGRVADFLELGELMCIDALHRNESCGGHFRGESQTEEGEALRDDKNYLYVAAWEYTGEDKPPVLHKEDLIYNNIELKQRSYK; from the coding sequence ATGAGCGAACTTATTTCAGGACTTTATTACGAGGGCGACAAGATCGCTGATACCAAGGCGCCGCTGGACGTTCCCATCGAGAAATGCTGGGAGACCCGCAAGTTTACGGCCAAGCTAGTGAACCCGGCGAACCGTCGTAAGCTGAAGATTATCGTCGTTGGTACCGGGCTGGCAGGCGGCGCAGCAGCTGCTTCGCTTGGCGAGATGGGCTATCACGTTGACGTGTTCTTCTACCAGGATTCGGCACGTCGAGCACACTCTATTGCTGCGCAGGGCGGAATTAACGCGGCAAAGGATTACCGCAACGACAACGACTCGGTTTACCGCCTCTTTTACGACACCGTCAAGGGCGGGGATTACCGCGCTCGTGAAACTAACGTGTACAGGCTGGCCGAGGTTAGTGCGAACATCATTGACCAGTGTGTTGCGCAGGGCGTGCCGTTTGCGCGTGAGTATGGCGGACTGCTTGACAACCGTTCCTTCGGTGGTGTGCAGGTATCGCGTACGTTCTACGCTCGCGGGCAAACTGGCCAGCAGCTGCTGATTGGCGCATATCAGGCGTTGGAGCGGCAGGTGAAGGCCGGGACGGTTACCGAGCATTCGCGCCATGAGATGGTCGAGCTAATCCTGAAGGATGGCCACGCCAAAGGCATTATCGCCCGAGACATGACTACTGGGAAGCTCGAGGCACACACTGCCCACTGCGTGGTGCTTTGCACCGGCGGCTATGGCAACGTGTTCTTCCTGTCTACTAATGCCATGGGGTGCAACGCTACGGCGGCTTGGAGGGCCTACCGTAAGGGTGCGTACTTCGCTAATCCCTGCTACACGCAGATTCACCCGACTTGCATTCCGCAGCATGGCGATCAGCAGTCGAAGCTGACGTTGATGTCCGAGTCGCTCCGTAACGACGGCCGTATTTGGGTTCCGAAGAAGGCTGAAGACTGCGAAAAGGATCCGCGCGATATTCCCGAGGAAGATCGCGACTACTACCTGGAGCGCATCTATCCTTCCTTCGGTAACTTGGTGCCGCGTGACATTGCTTCGCGACAGGCCAAGAACATGTGTGACGAGGGTAGGGGAGTCGGTCCCGCGCTAGCCGAGGTCGGTCCCGACGGCGAAGAACGCATGGTGCGCCGTGGCGTGTACCTTGATTTCGCTGATGCAATCGAGCGCATGGGTAAGGACGCTGTTTCGGCCAAGTACGGCAACCTGTTCGAAATGTATGAGCGCATTACTGACGATGACCCGTACGAAGTGCCGATGCGTATTTACCCGGCCTCGCACTACACGATGGGTGGCTTGTGGGTTGACTACGATCTTCAGTCCACCATTCCCGGCCTCTACGTTGGTGGGGAAGCGAACTTCAGTGACCACGGCGCGAACCGGCTCGGTGCGTCTGCGCTAATGCAGGGGCTTTCCGACGGTTACTTCGTGCTGCCAAACACGGTCAATGACTACTTGGCTGACAAGTTGGCGGAGTCCGTGCTGGATCAGGACGACCCGGATGTGCAGGCCGCCCTCCAGAGTGCGCAGGAGCGGATAGACCGCTTCATGAGCATTGGCGGGTCGCGGTCAGTGGATTCCTTCCATAAGGAACTTGGCAGGATCATGTGGGACTACTGCGGCATGTACCGCACCCATGATGGTCTGTTGGGGGCAATCGAGAAGATTCGCGCTCTTAGGAAAGAGTTCTGGTCGAACGTGCGTGTGCCGGGTAAATCGATTGGCGAGATGAACCAGTCGCTTGAGCGTGCCGGCCGTGTCGCCGACTTCTTGGAACTGGGCGAGCTGATGTGTATTGATGCTTTGCACCGCAATGAGTCTTGTGGTGGCCACTTCCGTGGCGAATCTCAGACTGAAGAGGGCGAGGCGTTGCGTGACGACAAGAACTACCTGTATGTGGCTGCGTGGGAATACACGGGTGAGGACAAACCTCCGGTCTTGCATAAGGAAGATCTGATCTATAACAACATCGAGCTGAAGCAGCGGAGTTACAAGTGA
- a CDS encoding succinate dehydrogenase/fumarate reductase iron-sulfur subunit → MKIKLRIWRQAGPEADGVMKEYELVGVQEDTSFLEMLDILNEELFAKGEDPVAFDSDCREGICGMCGLVINGVPHGNDGASPKGNTPTCQLHMRSFKDGDTITIEPWRSKAFPVIKDLVVNRSALDRIIQAGGYISVNTGAAPDAHATPVPKEDADRAFEAANCIGCGACVAACPNGSAMLFTSAKVTHLGLLPQGKPENLMRVKNMLLQHDAEGFGGCTNFGECAAVCPKQIPLETISVLNRQLGKAVLKGM, encoded by the coding sequence GTGAAAATTAAACTGCGTATCTGGCGCCAGGCTGGCCCTGAGGCTGATGGCGTAATGAAGGAATACGAGCTCGTTGGGGTGCAAGAAGATACGAGCTTTCTAGAGATGCTGGACATCTTGAACGAGGAGTTGTTTGCCAAGGGCGAGGACCCGGTAGCGTTCGACTCTGATTGCCGCGAAGGCATTTGCGGTATGTGTGGTTTGGTCATCAATGGTGTGCCGCACGGCAATGATGGTGCCTCCCCGAAGGGGAATACTCCTACTTGTCAGTTGCACATGCGTTCGTTCAAGGATGGCGACACGATCACGATCGAGCCGTGGCGGTCTAAGGCTTTCCCGGTCATTAAGGACCTGGTGGTAAATAGGAGCGCTTTGGATCGTATTATTCAGGCTGGCGGCTACATTTCCGTCAATACTGGTGCTGCTCCTGACGCGCACGCTACTCCGGTTCCTAAAGAGGATGCGGATCGCGCGTTCGAGGCTGCGAATTGCATTGGTTGCGGTGCTTGTGTGGCTGCTTGCCCGAACGGGTCGGCAATGTTGTTTACCTCTGCGAAGGTGACACATTTGGGCCTGTTGCCGCAGGGCAAGCCCGAGAACTTGATGCGTGTGAAGAACATGTTGTTGCAGCATGACGCCGAGGGCTTTGGCGGGTGCACTAACTTTGGTGAATGCGCTGCGGTCTGCCCGAAGCAGATTCCTTTGGAGACGATTTCGGTGTTGAATCGTCAGCTTGGGAAGGCTGTTCTCAAGGGCATGTAG